The following are encoded in a window of Candidatus Coatesbacteria bacterium genomic DNA:
- a CDS encoding GNAT family N-acetyltransferase, which produces MPELRALQDPQALLPLLDSERHLTEDVRYSLLLRGSTPWEETTRYLVDDPTSPSLVLKCEWHHTFYARRTKDFTTALDYLESTDYRNEREAAAADWKTEERERLLGELHFGGLAERWCRILRNRYPIEHENPCYVYYWDGPAPREPRIELRDLGPEHAELVEQHWEFGGHDEDSIAYIRWRLETGPAPAVFENDEPVAWCMTHGGGSMGNIFVLPEYRRRGLGLELTYGMIRRVLDGGWLPLCHIKQVNKASISMSEKAGLVCGGPVSWIAARLH; this is translated from the coding sequence GTGCCCGAGCTGCGAGCCCTCCAGGATCCTCAGGCCCTGTTGCCACTGCTGGACTCCGAACGCCACCTGACCGAGGACGTCCGCTACAGCCTCTTGCTGCGCGGCTCCACCCCCTGGGAAGAGACGACGCGCTATCTCGTCGACGATCCGACCTCGCCGTCGCTGGTGCTCAAGTGCGAATGGCACCACACCTTCTACGCCCGGCGGACGAAGGACTTCACCACCGCCCTGGACTACCTGGAATCGACGGACTATCGCAACGAGCGCGAGGCCGCCGCAGCCGATTGGAAGACAGAGGAGCGGGAGCGCCTGCTGGGTGAGCTGCACTTCGGTGGTCTGGCCGAACGCTGGTGCCGGATACTGCGCAACCGTTATCCGATCGAGCACGAGAACCCCTGCTACGTTTACTACTGGGATGGTCCAGCGCCACGGGAGCCGCGGATCGAGCTGCGTGATCTCGGACCCGAACACGCCGAACTCGTCGAACAGCACTGGGAGTTCGGCGGTCACGACGAGGATTCCATCGCCTACATTCGCTGGCGCCTGGAGACCGGCCCGGCTCCCGCCGTCTTCGAAAACGACGAGCCCGTCGCCTGGTGCATGACCCACGGCGGTGGCTCGATGGGCAACATCTTCGTCCTGCCCGAGTATCGCCGACGGGGCCTGGGCCTGGAACTGACCTACGGGATGATCCGCCGGGTGCTGGACGGCGGCTGGCTGCCCCTCTGCCACATCAAGCAGGTCAACAAGGCCTCGATCAGCATGTCGGAAAAGGCCGGCCTGGTCTGCGGCGGCCCGGTCTCCTGGATTGCGGCGCGGCTGCACTGA
- a CDS encoding sorbosone dehydrogenase family protein, whose protein sequence is MTKLTALTVLFIAVAATALPLEELDTPPGISVELYAADVPGARSLCLAPDGTVFVGTRSQGRVYALRDTDGDGVVEETLVVLEGLETPNGVAFADNDLYVAEIERVLRYPDILDRLSNPPPAKVFYDGLPDDKRHGWKYIAFGPNGRLYIPVGAPCNICDPDEPYCCLLSVGPNGDSVGVYARGIRNTVGFDWHPTTNELYFTDNGRDWLGDNRPPDELNRAPERDLHFGYPYLHGRDVRDPEYGDRQPADLELTPPALELGPHVAALGMCFYTGAAFPPEYHGDIFIAEHGSWNRSIPIGYRVMRVPLNTAGEPTGYEVFVEGWLGDGTAWGRPVDVLELPDGSLLVSDDHAGVVYRIAAD, encoded by the coding sequence ATGACCAAGCTTACTGCGCTAACCGTCCTTTTCATCGCCGTCGCTGCGACCGCCCTGCCCCTCGAGGAGCTCGACACTCCACCGGGCATCAGCGTTGAACTCTACGCCGCCGACGTCCCCGGCGCCCGCTCCCTCTGCCTGGCCCCCGACGGCACCGTCTTCGTCGGCACCCGCAGCCAGGGTCGGGTCTACGCCCTGCGTGACACCGACGGCGACGGCGTCGTCGAGGAAACCCTGGTCGTCCTCGAAGGCCTCGAGACCCCCAACGGTGTGGCCTTCGCCGACAACGATCTCTATGTGGCCGAGATCGAGCGCGTCCTGCGCTACCCGGATATTCTGGATCGACTGAGCAACCCGCCGCCGGCCAAGGTCTTCTACGACGGCCTGCCCGACGACAAGCGCCACGGCTGGAAGTACATCGCCTTCGGTCCCAACGGCCGGCTCTATATCCCCGTCGGCGCCCCCTGCAACATCTGTGATCCCGACGAGCCCTACTGCTGCCTGTTGAGCGTCGGACCCAATGGTGACAGTGTCGGCGTCTACGCCAGGGGCATCCGCAACACCGTCGGCTTCGACTGGCATCCCACAACCAACGAGCTCTACTTCACCGATAACGGCCGCGACTGGCTGGGCGACAACCGACCGCCCGACGAACTCAACCGCGCCCCGGAGCGCGACCTGCACTTCGGCTACCCCTATCTCCACGGCCGCGACGTCCGCGACCCGGAGTACGGTGACCGTCAACCCGCCGACCTGGAGCTGACACCTCCCGCCCTAGAACTCGGACCCCACGTCGCCGCCCTGGGGATGTGTTTCTATACCGGCGCAGCCTTTCCGCCCGAGTACCACGGCGATATCTTCATCGCCGAGCACGGCTCCTGGAACCGCAGCATCCCCATCGGCTACCGGGTGATGCGCGTCCCGCTAAACACCGCCGGCGAACCGACGGGCTACGAGGTCTTCGTCGAAGGCTGGCTCGGCGACGGTACGGCTTGGGGCCGCCCCGTCGACGTCCTCGAGCTGCCCGACGGCTCTTTGCTGGTCTCCGACGACCACGCCGGCGTCGTCTACCGCATCGCCGCCGACTAA